ATATACAAAGTATGAAGTTGTCTCACGTATAAAGATTTTATATTTTGTTTGATTCTCTTCTTCCAGAATATCTAATTGATAATTGGGAATCATGACCACCCGTCAAACGGGTGGTTTGTCCCAGGGCTATAAGCCCAAACTACCAGCCAGCGCCTAAAGACGCTGGCTTTCACGTTGTTCAAGCCTTATTGCTCTTGACTCGTCACTTGCCTCTCAAAGAGGCTTTAGTATTACTTACCACTATCCCTAAAGGGATCCTTCTTATTCAAAAAAGTAGAAAGAAAGGTTACTGCTATCAAACTTCCAAATCCAGCAATTGAGTAAACAATCCCAACAAGACTATTTGATAATTTCAATTACGTCCATTTTTTTCTCTCATTAATTGGACATAGCCCTTTGTTTCTATTTTTGAATTTAAAAACGAGAACTCTCCGCACATTTTATCATAAAAATTATTATAATCTTCTTTTGAAAAATCTCCTAGAATCTCTATTTCAAGATAAAATCCAAGACCATCAATCTTATCTAGATTAATCGTTTTATTTTCTAATTCATCATGATAAGTCTTTCTATGTTTACTTATTGTGAAAATATTTGAAAAACCATCTTGCAAGATATTCCTTACAAATTCTAATTTTTCAGATTCTAACTCTATTTCACTTTCACTCCACATTCCTTGTTTTATCGTATCTTTTCTTGTGAAAACACATGCTTTATTATCAGCTTCTTGACGAATTCTGTAGATAAAGCTACATACCTCATCATTTTCAAATTCTCTTCCTTTTATTTTAAAATATTCATCAACTTGCTTATTTTCACTCTTAAATTTATAAGATTTTTCTAAATATGAAATAGCATTATTATAATCTTTCTCATCGTTGAGTTCAAATCTAACTTCTAATTCATTCATTAATTTTACCTCTCAATTCTTCAAAGGCTGAAGTCCCTTTACATTCACTCAGTCTATAGTAAGTTTCTGTAGATGTTTTATGGACAAAAGCCTAATATTTTCTTGCACTCATTTTAGCACTTCAATATAATACTGTCAAGAATTTTTATAATATTTTTTATTTATTTTCATTAAATACATATTTGTATCTTTTGGACTGAAAAAACGATGCTTATGAACATCGTCTTTACTATTCTGTTAGATCTGCAATGTAATGCTCAATTTTTAGAGCCATTGACATATTGCCCTCAAGCTTATATAGGAAATAAGCCGTTTCAAAGTAATCTTTTACTGCAACTTTAGAAGAAAAATTCTTACTGACATTTCCCATCAATACATACAAATCAGCCAAAAGATATGTTGTTCTATACATCTTACATTGCTTTATCGTATCTGTGATTTTAGTAATAGCCTCTTCAGTATTATTCTGCAACCATAGATAGCGACAAACATTATAATTAAATTTAATAGAAAGGTTTAATTCTTCGATTGTGTTTAACTTGAGTTGATTTACTTGACACTCTAACTTTTCTCGAATTTTATTAAAACTCTCTAAAACTTCAATATCATAATAAAAATTAAATAGAGTATTTGCAACTTGAAGGTAGATCAGGTCAGTTACATTTAACTGAGACAGTACCTTCTCCAATCTTGCCACAGCCTCTTCTTTTTGCCCATAGAAATAAAAATCTATAAGAGATTTTATCCACTCCATATAAAACTTATCTACTAGAGACAAGCGATGTACCTTTACACTCTCTAGTTCATATATATATTTCAAAGACTCATAATTTCGATTTGTGATAAAAGTCTGGGCTAACTTCTTAAACTCTAGTAGCTCATCAATCTCCTCTCCAATCTGCTCATTATAAAAATAATCTATACTAACTTTTAACTTCTTAGACAGAGCATATAAAAAGTCGGCTCCTGGAGTAAATTCTCCATTCTCTAATCGACTAATCTGTCCCTGTTTACATATCCCCTCAGCCAATTCTCGCTGAGACATTTTTAATTCTTTTCGTCTATTTTTTAATCTTGTTGCTAATAGTGTGCCCACATTTGCATTTTCCTTTTCTATTCGATTTCAATTTCAATTGTAACATGATTAAATTTTAAATACAAATTAATAAACCAAAAGATACAAATTATATATAAGCAATGACTAGATAGGTTATTTTTGAAAACCTATCCCTTCTTCTTTTGAGATTTTCTTACTCAAACGATTGATAAAACTATTAACGTTAAATGTACTAGATGTTAGACTATCACGTTTAGATTTTGCTATTGATAGATTTAACAGACCAGAAATAGTCTTTTACAACATATCAAATTCAGGAGAATAATAACGATTTTCCCCATTTTTTTACACTCTCTAGTTCATAACAATCAATTCATCTTGTCACATACCTTAGCCAGAAAAATCTACACCAAATCTTTTCGAAAGCTGTTTAAAGCTTTGTACTTGCTTTCTGAGTTCATAGTTCTGAACCTTTATCTCATTTGTCCAATTCCATAATAAAAATAAGGACATTCTAATAATGGAAGTCTTTATTTTTAAACTAATAGATATCAAAGTTACTTTGCTGATCCACTTTATTAGGCTCTATAATCATTGACCAAAATATAATTTTTGGTCATGATTTGGTCAAAAAGACAAAAAATACTAAATTATTTTTAAAAATGAACTTGTGATAATTGCCTTCAAATAAACATTTTGAATTTTCTTTGTCTTTCTTTACATTTCTAAAAATGCCCCCTGCCGGAATCGAACCAGCAACTACTCCTTAGGAGGGAGTTGTTATATCCATTGAACTAAGGGAGCTAGATAAAAACTCTGCTGAATGAGCAGAGTTTTTTAGTCGAATTAACGACGGATTTCTTTGATACGAGCTGCTTTACCTTGAAGAGCACGCAAGTAGTACAATTTCGCACGACGTACTTTACCGTAACGAACAACTTCGATCTTTTCAACACGTGGAGTGTGGATTGGGAAGATACGCTCAACACCTACACCGTTAGAGATTTTACGAACTGTGTAGTTTTCTGAGATGCCAGCACCTTTACGTGCGATAACAACACCTTCAAAAATCTGGATACGTTCACGGTTACCTTCGACAACTTTCGCGTGTACACGAACAGTGTCACCAGGACGGAATGATGGGATATCTGTACGAAGTTGACCTTCAGTCAAGCTTTGGATTAATGGATTCATTTTATTCTCCTATCTTTGTCAATCTTGAGGAATCTTCCTCAGCGGATAAACTGTATTTTTGTGCGTCCATTACACACAAGATACAGTTTACCAAATTTCCACAAAAAAGTAAAGAAATTTATAGCAGAATTCCTAAAAAAATCGCAACTAAACCACCTAAATAGGTCAAAGTCAGGTAAGAATAAAAGACCTTCTTATCACTCAACAGTCTTTGGAGTTCGTCATTCAAGGTCGAAAAAGTCGTCAAACCTCCACAAAATCCTGTTGCTAGAATAGCATAGACTTCCTTAGACTCCACATGATTGTAGAATAATCCAATCAAAAAACAACCCAAAAGATTGGCTACGAGCGTTCCAACTGGCAATTTAGAAGCTTGATTATAGAGGGAAAAGAAATACCGTACTAGGGCTCCGCAGCCACAAGCAATTGCAAGATAAATGATTACCATTTTTTCCTCCCTAGACAGTAAGCCAAAAGCAAACCTCCACCGATGCTCAAAAGCAAATACAGGACCAAACTAAGATAACGCCCTGTATCAAGCAGTTTCACAGCATCAAGCATTAGACTAGAAAAGGTTGTTAAACCTCCACAAAAACCTGTACCCAGTGCTAAAACCAAGCCCTTACTAGTCCCCTTATAGACCAGATAGCCCTTGACAAGATAGACCAAGCAGAAAATGCCCAAATAGTTGACAAAGAGAGTTCCCCAAGGAAAGTCTGGACTGGCTGGTAACCAGATGGAAACTAGATAGCGGACAAGTCCGCCCACCATGGCAGCTAAAAAAATTCCTAGCGGATAAAATTGTTCTTTTTTCATTTGATGTTTTGATCCTGATAATCACGCGAACGTTTGAGTATGTCAGAAAAAGTCGCGACGATAGTCTCCTGATATCGCTTGTCCTCTACACGACTTCTAACTTTTTCAAAAATAACTGCCTCTCTCTTGGTATCTAAAATCGGCTTACCTGATGCTTTCTTATAAGCAACTACACCCTCAACCAAATGCATTCGTTCTTCTAATAGTTTGACAATTTGGTCGTCGATTTGATCAATTTCTTGACGAATAATATCTAAATCCATACATTCTCCTCCTTTATTTGAATTATTGTATCAAAAAGCCAGCAAATAGGCTAGTAAAATCCCAACTCACGATAAGAAAAATGCACTGATTGATTGCATCAGCGCACTTTTATGCTTATCCTACTTTAGCAGCCAATTCTTCTGCGAATTGTTCCAAGCGTTCAATATCTTCTTCTTCGGCAGAAAGATCAACTTTAACACACTCTGAACCTTTTTCTGCTCCTGTTGACACAAAAACACGGTCAAAGTCATCAACAGCCTTACAGAATTCATCGTAGAAGGTATCACCTGAGCCGACAACTCCGTAGATTTTGCCATTCAAGTTGAGGTCTGCTAGGTCTTCGTAGAAGTCCATCATCTCATCTGGCAATTCTCCATCACCATAAGTATAGGTCGCAACGATAGCGATGTCTGCTTCCAAGAAGTCTGAAGCGTCAACAGTTGTACATTCATCAACATCAACATCCAAGCCCAAGTCACGTAATTTGTCTGCTACAATATCTGCAATTTCTTCGGTATTACCGGTCATACTGGCAAATACAATTTTTGCTAATGCCATATCGTCCTCCTCAATTTATCTTTCTCCATTATAACACATCTTTTTCATTTTAAAAATAAAAATTCTTGTGCTACAATGAAATGAGAAAGAATTGAGGTTATTTATGGACATTTGCCATCAAATTTTAGAAAAAATCAAAGAATACGACACGATTATCATTCACCGTCATATGAAACCAGACCCTGATGCCTTGGGAAGTCAGGTGGGATTGAAAGCCTTGCTGGAACATCATTTTCCAGAAAAAACCATCAAAGTCGTTGGTTTTAATGAACCAACTCTCACTTGGATGGCTGAAATGGATCTTGTTGAAGATAGCGCCTACCAAGGCGCTCTTGTCATCGTCTGTGATACAGCCAACACTGCTCGTATTGACGATAAGCGCTATAGTCTAGGTGATTTTCTCATTAAGATTGACCACCATCCAAATGATGATGTATATGGTGACCTATCTTGGGTGGATACTAATTCTAGCAGTGCTAGCGAGATGATTACCCTATTTGCCCAAACAACCCAACTGGCCTTGTCAGATCGTGCTGCGGAGTTGCTCTTTGCAGGAATTGTTGGTGATACAGGTCGTTTCCTCTACCCTTCTACCACTGCACGAACCCTCCGCATAGCTGCCTCTCTGAGAGAACAGAACTTTGACTTTGCGGCTCTCACTCGCAAAATGGACACTATGAGTTACAAAATTGCTAAACTTCAAGGCTACATCTACGACCATCTGGAAGTGGATGAAAACGGTGCAGCTCGCGTTATCCTGAGTCAGGAAATCTTGAAACAATTCAATGTTACCGATGCGGAAACTGCAGCCATTGTCGGTGTACCTGGGCGCATTGAAAGTGTTAGTCTTTGGGGAATTTTTGTAGAGCAGGCTGATGGCCACTACCGTGTCCGCTTACGCAGTAAAATCCATCCTATCAATGAAATTGCCAAGGAGCATGATGGTGGAGGCCACCCTCTAGCAAGCGGTGCTAATTCCTATAGCCTTGAGGAAAATGAAATCATCTACCAAAAGTTAAAAAACTTGCTTAAAAACTGATAAAATACTTGCCAAACTTTTCAGAATCTGATAGACTAGTATGGTAACAATCTATGGCTCGCAAAGAGACCATGGCAGAAAGGAAATATTGAAAAATGAAAAAAGATATCCATCCAGAATATCGCCCAGTTGTCTTCATGGACACAACTACTGGTTACCAATTCCTTAGCGGTTCAACAAAACGCTCTAACGAAACAGTTGAGTTCGAAGGCGAAACTTACCCATTGATCCGTGTGGAAATTTCATCAGACTCACACCCATTCTACACTGGACGTCAAAAGTTCACTCAAGCAGATGGACGCGTGGATCGTTTCAACAAAAAATACGGTCTCAAATAATGATAAAAAGAACAGTTTCGGCTGTTCTTTTTTGTTTCTTGAAATCAACTGCTGTTTTCATGTTCCAAACTCATACTCTTCGAAAATCAAATTCATTCGTAATCTAAAGCGTTTACGTTGATTTCGATAGGTTGTTGAAAACATTTTAAACGTTTTTACTTTGGCAAAAATATTCTCAACCTTGATTCTCTCTTTAGATAGCATATGATTATAGGATTTATCTTCAAGAGTTAGTGGCTTAAGTTTGCTTGATTTCCTCGGAGTTTGCGCTTGTGAATACATCTTCATGAGTCCTTGATAACCACTGTCAGCAAAGATTTTACCAGCTTGTCCGATATTTCTGCGACTCATTTTGAACAATTTCATATCGTAGCAATCATTACAGACAAAGGGAGCTTTATCGAGTAGAGGGCAAGGAAGATTGTTAGAAGTAGAGTCTCTAATTTGTTTATTTCGTTTGACTTCTTTAGAAACAGTAGTCGGGTCTTTTAGAATAAGTTGCCCGATAGCTTTGAAGGTTTCACCGCGCTCTAAACCTAATTGGATATCATTACGGTCTGAAAGGGTAAGGTGTTTATGTTTTGTCATAGTGGACCTCATTTCTAACTCAAATGTCTCATACTTAATTCCACCATAAAAATCCGTTTTAGACTAATTTCCACTTCGGCTAGCCAAGTGGAAGTTACTTTGAGAAGTTACCCCAAGCACAATTCTTAGATTCTCCCAGAAAAAGATTAGACTTTTGACATCAAAATTGATAAAATAGGAAAGAAAATAAGATAAAAGGAAACTGTAAATCACCATGATGAACATGCAAAAATTGAACATACTGTTTTTAATTTTTGTAAACATCAAAAAGGTTGGTTTAAAAGGATTTTAAGTCCTTAAAATTTTTTATCCAACACTACTATTCACGCATCCAAGACAAAATCTTGGCAAAAAATACAGTAGCAAAGAGTACACCAAACTACCACTCATTATGGGCGGTAGTTTTCTTTTCGTCTAAAATAGAGATAAAAAGATAGGTGGTAGCCTTATGCGTTACGGTTATGTTCGTGTATCTACAAGAGAACAAAATATCGATAGACAATTTTCAGCCTTGGTAGAAAACAAATTACCAAAAGAAAATATTTTTATTGATTATGTTTCAGGAAAGGATTTTGACAGAATAGAATATCAAAAATTATTAACTACCTTGAAGGAGAATGATGAATTAGTTATTAAATCAATTGATAGATTGGGAAGAAACTATGATGAAATTTTAGAACAGTGGCAATCAATTACTAAGAAAAAGAAAGTAAATATAACTGTTTTAGATTTCCCCTTATTAAACACAAAGAATAGCACTGATAATATCACAGGAAAGCTAATCTCCGATATCGTTTTGCAAGTTCTGTCTTATGTGGCACAGTTTGAAAGAGAACAAATCAAACAAAGACAAATGGAAGGAATACGGGAAGCAAAGAAAAAAGGGAAAAAATTCGGCAGACCAAAATTGATTGTCCCGAATAATCTCCCTGATGTGATAGCTAAATATAAGAAAAAAGAAATAACCTTACGTGAAGGTGCAGATATCTTAGGAGTATCAAAAAGTACTTTTCATAATTGGATAAAAAATTCATAGTTCCTGTCAAAAAACCTAGGATTTTTTGGACAGGAAATACACTTTATTTTAGCACCAATTTCGCTAGAAAAAAGGTTATAAAATCCCGTATTTTGACCGATTATTATTACACTACCATTCTATCAAGTTTGTCCAAAAAAGTCTAAGTTTTAGGACAAACTGATTACTTTACAACAAATAAAAATAGGGAGTATTAAATGAATGCACAAACAAACTAAAAAATTTACACTTGCAACTATATCCAGTCTAACACTCTTCGGAAGTAGCTTTATTATAATTAATCATGCTTCCACTAGTGAACACGCTCTTACAGACAGTGTTTCAAGTGAATCAGTCAACAATTCAACTACGGCGATCCATACACCTGAAAACTTTCAAAGTGAAAAACAAATAGAAGCAACAATTACAAAGGTTAAAATTCATCATTTTGGATTTAATTTTGAAGGTGTACTCTCAGAGCCACTACCTCACGGAGGAGATAATGCAGCTAGAGGAAATGTTACTCTAATTGATAAGGCTAGTGGAAAGATTGTGTACCAACATAATAATGATGTCATTTTTAGTGGCCTTACTAAAGATGTCAGTGATCAATTTTTAGAACCTTTATTTTATAGCAATCAATTTAAAGGTGATGTTTTCGATATCAGACAGTTTCCTGCTGGAATTTATATCTTGGAGATGTCTGGAGAGGCTGGTTCGCCTTACGGTGACTTAACTGATACAAGAAAACGTGTCTTTAAAGTTAGAAAAGAGGTGACTATCGGAAATCCTTCAACAAATTCAAATACGAATACAACAACTCAATCAGGTTCGAATTCTAATATCTCAGGTAGTTGGGTACAATCTGGTTCTCGTTGGTGGTATAAACACGCCGACGGTTCCTATACAACTAATGACTGGGAAAAAATCAATGGTGTTTGGTATCGTTTTGATAACTCTGGTTGGATGCAAACAGGCTGGGTAAAAGATGGTAGCTGGTACTATCTCGACGGATCAGGTGCAATGAAGACTGGCTGGCTAAAAGATAACGGTAACTGGTACTATCTTCAAAACTCAGGTGCAATGAAAACTGGTTGGATGAAGGTATCTGGTAAATGGTACTATGCTTATAGCTCTGGTGCACTAGCAATCAATACAACGACCCCTGATGGCTATCGTGTCAATTACAACGGTGAGTGGGTTTAACATACAATAGAAATAGATTAAGGAGACAATTAAATGAACAAAGTTATAAAAATTGAAGA
The Streptococcus toyakuensis genome window above contains:
- a CDS encoding flavodoxin, which codes for MALAKIVFASMTGNTEEIADIVADKLRDLGLDVDVDECTTVDASDFLEADIAIVATYTYGDGELPDEMMDFYEDLADLNLNGKIYGVVGSGDTFYDEFCKAVDDFDRVFVSTGAEKGSECVKVDLSAEEEDIERLEQFAEELAAKVG
- the crcB gene encoding fluoride efflux transporter CrcB, giving the protein MVIIYLAIACGCGALVRYFFSLYNQASKLPVGTLVANLLGCFLIGLFYNHVESKEVYAILATGFCGGLTTFSTLNDELQRLLSDKKVFYSYLTLTYLGGLVAIFLGILL
- a CDS encoding DHH family phosphoesterase; translated protein: MDICHQILEKIKEYDTIIIHRHMKPDPDALGSQVGLKALLEHHFPEKTIKVVGFNEPTLTWMAEMDLVEDSAYQGALVIVCDTANTARIDDKRYSLGDFLIKIDHHPNDDVYGDLSWVDTNSSSASEMITLFAQTTQLALSDRAAELLFAGIVGDTGRFLYPSTTARTLRIAASLREQNFDFAALTRKMDTMSYKIAKLQGYIYDHLEVDENGAARVILSQEILKQFNVTDAETAAIVGVPGRIESVSLWGIFVEQADGHYRVRLRSKIHPINEIAKEHDGGGHPLASGANSYSLEENEIIYQKLKNLLKN
- a CDS encoding helix-turn-helix domain-containing protein; the protein is MGTLLATRLKNRRKELKMSQRELAEGICKQGQISRLENGEFTPGADFLYALSKKLKVSIDYFYNEQIGEEIDELLEFKKLAQTFITNRNYESLKYIYELESVKVHRLSLVDKFYMEWIKSLIDFYFYGQKEEAVARLEKVLSQLNVTDLIYLQVANTLFNFYYDIEVLESFNKIREKLECQVNQLKLNTIEELNLSIKFNYNVCRYLWLQNNTEEAITKITDTIKQCKMYRTTYLLADLYVLMGNVSKNFSSKVAVKDYFETAYFLYKLEGNMSMALKIEHYIADLTE
- the rplS gene encoding 50S ribosomal protein L19, which gives rise to MNPLIQSLTEGQLRTDIPSFRPGDTVRVHAKVVEGNRERIQIFEGVVIARKGAGISENYTVRKISNGVGVERIFPIHTPRVEKIEVVRYGKVRRAKLYYLRALQGKAARIKEIRR
- a CDS encoding CYTH domain-containing protein gives rise to the protein MNELEVRFELNDEKDYNNAISYLEKSYKFKSENKQVDEYFKIKGREFENDEVCSFIYRIRQEADNKACVFTRKDTIKQGMWSESEIELESEKLEFVRNILQDGFSNIFTISKHRKTYHDELENKTINLDKIDGLGFYLEIEILGDFSKEDYNNFYDKMCGEFSFLNSKIETKGYVQLMREKNGRN
- the crcB gene encoding fluoride efflux transporter CrcB, which produces MKKEQFYPLGIFLAAMVGGLVRYLVSIWLPASPDFPWGTLFVNYLGIFCLVYLVKGYLVYKGTSKGLVLALGTGFCGGLTTFSSLMLDAVKLLDTGRYLSLVLYLLLSIGGGLLLAYCLGRKKW
- a CDS encoding type B 50S ribosomal protein L31, encoding MKKDIHPEYRPVVFMDTTTGYQFLSGSTKRSNETVEFEGETYPLIRVEISSDSHPFYTGRQKFTQADGRVDRFNKKYGLK
- a CDS encoding N-acetylmuramoyl-L-alanine amidase family protein; protein product: MHKQTKKFTLATISSLTLFGSSFIIINHASTSEHALTDSVSSESVNNSTTAIHTPENFQSEKQIEATITKVKIHHFGFNFEGVLSEPLPHGGDNAARGNVTLIDKASGKIVYQHNNDVIFSGLTKDVSDQFLEPLFYSNQFKGDVFDIRQFPAGIYILEMSGEAGSPYGDLTDTRKRVFKVRKEVTIGNPSTNSNTNTTTQSGSNSNISGSWVQSGSRWWYKHADGSYTTNDWEKINGVWYRFDNSGWMQTGWVKDGSWYYLDGSGAMKTGWLKDNGNWYYLQNSGAMKTGWMKVSGKWYYAYSSGALAINTTTPDGYRVNYNGEWV
- a CDS encoding helix-turn-helix domain-containing protein; this encodes MTKHKHLTLSDRNDIQLGLERGETFKAIGQLILKDPTTVSKEVKRNKQIRDSTSNNLPCPLLDKAPFVCNDCYDMKLFKMSRRNIGQAGKIFADSGYQGLMKMYSQAQTPRKSSKLKPLTLEDKSYNHMLSKERIKVENIFAKVKTFKMFSTTYRNQRKRFRLRMNLIFEEYEFGT
- a CDS encoding recombinase family protein; the encoded protein is MRYGYVRVSTREQNIDRQFSALVENKLPKENIFIDYVSGKDFDRIEYQKLLTTLKENDELVIKSIDRLGRNYDEILEQWQSITKKKKVNITVLDFPLLNTKNSTDNITGKLISDIVLQVLSYVAQFEREQIKQRQMEGIREAKKKGKKFGRPKLIVPNNLPDVIAKYKKKEITLREGADILGVSKSTFHNWIKNS
- a CDS encoding chorismate mutase, encoding MDLDIIRQEIDQIDDQIVKLLEERMHLVEGVVAYKKASGKPILDTKREAVIFEKVRSRVEDKRYQETIVATFSDILKRSRDYQDQNIK